CGGGCTCTCCCGGGAACCAGGAGAACCCGCCCTCTCGCACGAGGGTACCGGCGTCGGGACACGAACGCATCACTTCATGAAGACTTTTCCGCCCGTCAATAACCAACCCACAGTAGGTATTTCACCCATCAGCTATTCAAGCGCAATTCCATCGCCCACGAGGTCACGCCGTCACTTCGAACATACCGATTGCTGCTCGATTGCGGATGGCGCACTCGGTCGGCCGCCACGGTTCATCAACCCCGCGTGACAAGTCTGGCGACCGGCTCGTCCGTCGCTCGGCGCGTTCATCGCCCACGACGGCACGGGGCGCGTTATCGTCGGCTGGCACAAGGCGCTCGATCGGGCGCCGCACATTCAGGTTCGTTCGAAGGAGTTCGCATGGCCGTCAACGTGGTGCTCGACAAGGTTCTCGACAAGGCGTACGAGAACAAGTCGCTGAAGGAAATCCTCTCCGCTCCGCCCTCGGCCCTCGCCGGTCTCACCGAAGCGCACGACAAGCAGCTGCTCGAGGCGCTCAAGATCAAGTCGATCGCCGACCTCGCCAGCAACAAGTACTTCCGGCTCGCCGCGACGCTCGCGGACCTCGCCGAAAAAGAGGGATAACCGGCAACGACGGCGGGCCCGCAGAGAACTCTGCGGGCCCGCCGTCGTTCATGCGCTAGAGCCGGTCCAGATCGATCAGTCCGCGCCGCACCGCCGCGACCAAGCGGCGCGGGACCTTGTGCACCACACCGCCGACGGTCACCGGCACCAGGTCCGGCGGCGTCGCCTTCCACTGCGCCCGCCTGCTGCGCGTGTTCGAGCGCGACATCCTCCGCTTCGGCACCGCCATCTCAGGCCTCCCCGCGCCGCGTGCGCTTGCCGTACTTGCGCTCGAACTTCTCCACCCGGCCCTGGCTGTCCAGCACCCGGTGCGCACCGGTCCAGAACGGATGCGAATCGGCGGTCACGTCGACCTTGATCAGCGGGTAAGTGTTGCCGTCGGTCCACTGCACGGTGTTCGCGCTCGTGGCCGTCGAGCGGGTGAGGAACTGTTTGCCGGTGCCTGCGTCCTCGAACACCACCGGGTGATAGTCCGGATGAATCCCTGTCTTCATAGTGCTTCTCCTCTCGGGCTGTTGCTCTCCTCGACCGGCATGGGCACGTCGCTGTCGCACGGATCGGCGTGCCAGCTGCCGAACGGGTCCTCCCATTCGGCGACCCGCTCCGGCGACCGCTCGACCAGGCGCAGTTCGTCGTCCTCCACCAGCGCCCAGTGCAGCGCCGTGCGGATCTCGGCCGGGTCGGCGTCGTGCACCAGGATCACCAGCGAGATATCGCGATCGCCGAACTGGTCGTCCCAGCGCAGCGCGGCCATCGCCCGGCGATCCGGATCCGCCTGCGCCAGTTCCGCTTCCGACATGGCGGCCAGCCAGCGGCCCGCGCTGCCGACGCGCAGGCCGCCGCCCGCGGACTCCAGCCACGCCAC
This genomic stretch from Nocardia brasiliensis ATCC 700358 harbors:
- the rpmF gene encoding 50S ribosomal protein L32, yielding MAVPKRRMSRSNTRSRRAQWKATPPDLVPVTVGGVVHKVPRRLVAAVRRGLIDLDRL
- a CDS encoding type B 50S ribosomal protein L31 encodes the protein MKTGIHPDYHPVVFEDAGTGKQFLTRSTATSANTVQWTDGNTYPLIKVDVTADSHPFWTGAHRVLDSQGRVEKFERKYGKRTRRGEA